From Bacillota bacterium:
CCGTACCAGACGGTGTGGATACCGGTGCCCAGCTTCCCCTCCAACGTCCCGGCGGTGACGGGGGCCCGCATCAGCGTCAGCGCGGGTGGGGCCGGATCCCTTGAGCAGTCGACCAGCACGCCGTCGGGAGGCAGCTATGTCTTCACCTTCACCCCGCCGGCCAGCGGGACGGTGGTCGTGACGGCCGCCTACCTGTTCGCCGACGGGGTGCCTGGAGATACGACCAGCACCTCTTTCACCTACATCCCCAAGCCGGCGGCCCCGGCCATCACCACGAGCCTCCAAAGCCCATCGGGAAACCGGGTGGTGACCGTGCGTGGCTCCGTCTCGACCACCGGCACGCCGGTCGCTCTGGTCACCCTGCGGAACGGTTCGTCGATCGTGGCCAGCGTGAGCCCCAGTGGCGGGTCGTGGTCAACCTCGGTGACGCTGAAGGAAGGCTACAACCACCTGACCGCGGTGGCGACCAGCCCCGCCGGGATTTCCTCCGACGAATCGAACGCCCTCGATGTCCTCTATGATCCGGTCAAGAAGTATGACGGAGACCTGGCACCCAGCGCGGCCCAGCAGACGCTGGGCGGGTCCTATACCTCCGGGTTCTGGGCCGACCCCATCAACACGGCGACGGGCAACTTCATTCATACGGAGACCGACCTCGTCCTCTACGGTCGGCTGCCGATGGCCTTTGAGCGCTACTACAACTCCCTGGACCCGTTCTTCGGGTCCCTGGGCAACGGCTGGAAGCACAGCTTTGAATACGCCCTGGACCTGCGTCAGGCCGGCCTGGCTATCGTCACGCGCCCCGATGGTCGGAGGGACAACTATCACCTCGTGGGCGGGACCATCGAACCGCCCCCCGGGGTGGCTGACACTCTGGCCCGGGACCGAGCCGGCCGCTATTCCCTGCGGACCCAGGACGGGCTGACCTATGCCTTTGACAGTTCGGGCCGGCTGGCGTCCATTCGCGACAGGGACGGCCGAACCCTGACGGTCGGCCAGACCACGATCGCCGGCTTTTCGCGGGTCGCCTCCGTCCGGGACTCGGCCGAACGGGGCTTCGCCTTCACCTATGACGATCGCGCCCGCCTGACCACGGTGACCGACAGCGCCGGGCGCAGGGTCTCCTTCCGGTACGACGACGTCGACAACCTGGTCAAGGTGATCTCCGTCGACGGCCAGGCGACCACCTACAAATACGACGACCGGGACCAGATGACCGAGATCGTCGGGCCCGACGGCCGGACGATCATCCGCACCGCGGCAACCTCATCAGGGTGCAAAAGCCGTCGGGCGCCGTGACCCGCCTGACCTACGACGCCAACGACCAACTGACGCGGATCTGGGACGACCAGGGCGCCCTGACCGCCTTCACCTACAACGCCGTCGGCTTGCCGGAGACGGTGACCGACGCCCGCGGCGGCGTAACCCACTATGAGTACGACACCGCCGGCCGGCCGACCAAGGTCACCGACGCGCTGGGCCGGGTCACCGTCGTGGCCTACAAGTGGCGGGGCCAGGTGACCTCGCAGAGCCTGCCGGGCGGGAACGTCGTCACCTATGAGTACAACGTCGACGGCACCCTGGCGCGGGTCCACGACTCCGTGGGGCGGGGCGCCTCCTACACCTACGACTTCAATGGCAACGTTCTCACCGAGACCGACGCCCTCGGGAACACGACGACCTACGAACGCGACGCTAACGGATGGGTCACCGCCGTCAAGGACCCGTCCGGGGCCATCACCCACTATGACTACGACGTCAACGGCCGGCTGACCGCGGTCAGGAGCCCGTCCGGCGGGACAAGCTCCTTCGAGTACGACGCGGCCGGCCACGTCACCGTGGCCAGGAACGCCGTCGGCGGCGCGAACCGCTACGAGTATGACATCGCAGGTAACATCCTCCGGTCCACCGACGCCCACGACCTGGCGACGGCCATCGCCTATGACGCCGCCAATCGACCGCTGACGGTGACCTACCCGTCCGGGGCCACGGTCGCCTATGAGTATGATCAGGCCGGCCGCGCGGGCCGGGCCAGGGACATCCGCGGAGGGTGGACGGTCTACGAGTACGACGGGCGCGACGGCGTCGCCTCGACCACCGACCCGCTCGGCCGGGTCACCCGGGTCGAGCGCGACGCCGCCGGTAACGTCACCCGGCTGATCGACCCGGCGCGACAGCTCTGGACCTACGACTACGACGCCCTCAACCGGTTGACCGCCTCGGCCGACCCGCTGGGGAACCGCCGGACGACGGCCTACGACCAGGCCGGCAACGTGGCCAGCGTCATCGACCCGCTGGGCCGCAAGACGACCTACGACTATGACCCGGCCGGCCGCCTCCTGGCCAAGACCGATCCCCTCGGCCAGGTCATGAAGCGGTCCTACGATGAGGGCGACCGCCTGCGGACGGCGGCCGACCCGCGGGGCGCCGTCACCAGCTACTCCTATGACGCCCGCGGGCTCTTGACCGGGGTGGCCGATCCTCTAGGGCGCCAGACGACCTACGGTTATTCCCCCGACGGGCGGCTGGCGGCCAAGACCACGCCCGACGGGGCGATGACCGCCTACGCCTATAACCCGGCCGGCTGGCTGACCGACATTGCCTACGACGACGGGACCTCCGTCTCGTACGGCTACGACCAGGCCGGCCTGCCCCAGTGGATGAAGGACCCGACCGGGGTCACCCTCTACACCTACGACGACCTCTACCGCCTGGCCGGGGTGACCGACCCCGAGGGGCGGAAGGTCGGCTACGAGTACGACCAGGCCGGCGCGGTGACCGCGGTCACCTATCCCGAG
This genomic window contains:
- a CDS encoding DUF6531 domain-containing protein; translated protein: MRSRRRILAALVVVAMLMTSGPAFAARPGGGITPQATTGVSVSPNPYDPTAGQALVVSWSYDTIDHQTTISVSGPVNDSFPAYGHVGTNSYIIGLPQWPDGYYTITVAPADQWSGYSGSTGLVVKRGAGTPEPPPPPPPPPHPAPSGMTLQSNPLYTPYQTVWIPVPSFPSNVPAVTGARISVSAGGAGSLEQSTSTPSGGSYVFTFTPPASGTVVVTAAYLFADGVPGDTTSTSFTYIPKPAAPAITTSLQSPSGNRVVTVRGSVSTTGTPVALVTLRNGSSIVASVSPSGGSWSTSVTLKEGYNHLTAVATSPAGISSDESNALDVLYDPVKKYDGDLAPSAAQQTLGGSYTSGFWADPINTATGNFIHTETDLVLYGRLPMAFERYYNSLDPFFGSLGNGWKHSFEYALDLRQAGLAIVTRPDGRRDNYHLVGGTIEPPPGVADTLARDRAGRYSLRTQDGLTYAFDSSGRLASIRDRDGRTLTVGQTTIAGFSRVASVRDSAERGFAFTYDDRARLTTVTDSAGRRVSFRYDDVDNLVKVISVDGQATTYKYDDRDQMTEIVGPDGRTIIRTAATSSGCKSRRAP